The following are encoded together in the Streptomyces sp. NBC_00341 genome:
- a CDS encoding protein meaA: MAGRQKDRPWLMRTYAGHSTAEASNELYRRNLAKGQTGLSVAFDLPTQTGYDPDHILARGEVGRVGVPVSHLGDMRRLFQDIPLEQMNTSMTINATAMWLLALYQVVAEEQGADADKLQGTTQNDIVKEYLSRGTHVFPPGPSLRLTTDMITYTVNRIPKWNPINICSYHLQEAGATPVQEIAYAMSTAIAVLDAVRDSGQVPPEKFGAVVARISFFVNAGVRFIEEMCKMRAFGRIWDRITQERYGITDAKQRRFRYGVQVNSLGLTEAQPENNVQRIVLEMLAVTLSKDARARAVQLPAWNEALGLPRPWDQQWSLRIQQVLAHESDLLEYEDIFAGSHVIEAKVDELVTESLAEIDRIQRMGGAMAAVESGYLKSELVSSHAARRARIEGGDEKIVGVNIHQGTEPSPLTADLDAAIMTVDPANEAKVVAALHEWRDNRDEARATEALAVLKKAAAGTENMMEATVECARAGVTTGEWSWALRDVFGEFRAPTGVSSAPVAVTAEEGTPLALVREKVARTAADLGAGRLRLLVGKPGLDGHSNGAEQIAVRARDAGFEVVYQGIRLTPEQIVSAAVAEDVHCVGLSILSGSHAELVPDVLTRLRRTGAGDIPVIAGGIIPPADAAALIKAGVAAVFTPKDFGITEIIGRIVDEIRKANKLDPLEVPA; encoded by the coding sequence ATGGCCGGCCGCCAGAAGGACCGCCCCTGGCTCATGCGGACGTACGCCGGTCACTCGACCGCAGAGGCGTCCAACGAGCTCTACCGGCGCAACCTCGCCAAGGGCCAGACAGGGCTGTCGGTCGCCTTCGACCTGCCCACCCAGACCGGGTACGACCCCGACCACATCCTCGCCCGCGGCGAGGTGGGCCGGGTCGGCGTGCCCGTCTCCCACCTCGGTGACATGCGCCGGCTGTTCCAGGACATCCCGCTGGAGCAGATGAACACCTCGATGACGATCAACGCCACCGCGATGTGGCTGCTGGCGCTCTACCAGGTGGTCGCGGAGGAACAGGGCGCCGACGCGGACAAGCTCCAGGGCACCACGCAGAACGACATCGTGAAGGAGTACCTCTCGCGCGGGACGCACGTCTTCCCGCCGGGCCCCTCACTGCGGCTGACCACCGACATGATCACGTACACGGTCAACCGCATCCCCAAGTGGAACCCGATCAACATCTGCAGCTACCACCTCCAGGAGGCCGGGGCCACCCCGGTCCAGGAGATCGCGTACGCCATGTCGACGGCCATCGCGGTCCTCGACGCCGTGCGCGACTCCGGCCAGGTGCCGCCGGAGAAGTTCGGCGCCGTCGTCGCACGGATCAGCTTCTTCGTGAACGCGGGCGTCCGGTTCATCGAGGAGATGTGCAAGATGCGCGCCTTCGGCCGCATCTGGGACCGGATCACCCAGGAGCGCTACGGCATCACCGACGCAAAGCAGCGCCGCTTCCGCTACGGCGTCCAGGTCAACTCGCTCGGCCTGACCGAGGCCCAGCCGGAGAACAACGTCCAGCGCATCGTGCTGGAGATGCTGGCCGTCACCCTCTCCAAGGACGCCCGCGCCCGCGCGGTGCAACTGCCCGCCTGGAACGAGGCGCTGGGGCTGCCGCGCCCCTGGGACCAGCAGTGGTCGCTCCGCATCCAGCAGGTGCTCGCCCACGAGAGCGATCTGCTGGAGTACGAGGACATCTTCGCCGGGTCCCACGTCATCGAGGCCAAGGTGGACGAGCTGGTCACCGAATCGCTCGCGGAGATCGACCGGATCCAGCGGATGGGCGGCGCCATGGCGGCCGTCGAGTCCGGCTACCTCAAGTCCGAGCTGGTCTCCTCGCACGCCGCCCGGCGGGCCCGGATCGAGGGCGGCGACGAGAAGATCGTCGGCGTCAACATCCACCAGGGCACCGAGCCCAGTCCGCTCACCGCCGACCTCGACGCCGCGATCATGACGGTCGACCCGGCCAACGAGGCCAAGGTCGTCGCCGCGCTCCACGAGTGGCGCGACAACCGCGACGAGGCCCGCGCCACCGAGGCACTGGCCGTCCTGAAGAAGGCCGCCGCGGGCACCGAGAACATGATGGAGGCCACCGTCGAGTGCGCCCGCGCGGGCGTCACCACGGGCGAGTGGTCCTGGGCGCTGCGCGACGTCTTCGGTGAGTTCCGCGCCCCGACCGGAGTGTCGTCCGCCCCCGTCGCGGTGACCGCCGAGGAAGGCACTCCGCTGGCCCTGGTGCGCGAGAAGGTCGCCCGTACCGCCGCCGACCTGGGCGCGGGCCGGCTGCGTCTGCTCGTCGGCAAGCCCGGACTGGACGGGCACTCCAACGGCGCCGAGCAGATCGCGGTACGCGCCCGCGACGCCGGATTCGAGGTCGTCTACCAGGGCATCCGCCTGACGCCCGAACAGATCGTCTCGGCCGCCGTCGCCGAGGACGTGCACTGCGTCGGCCTCTCGATCCTGTCCGGCTCGCACGCCGAACTGGTACCCGACGTACTGACCCGGCTCCGCCGCACCGGCGCCGGCGACATCCCGGTCATCGCCGGCGGGATCATCCCGCCCGCCGACGCCGCGGCCCTGATCAAGGCCGGTGTGGCCGCCGTATTCACCCCGAAGGACTTCGGCATCACGGAGATCATCGGCCGTATCGTCGACGAGATCCGGAAAGCGAACAAGCTCGACCCTCTGGAGGTCCCCGCATGA
- the pssA gene encoding CDP-diacylglycerol--serine O-phosphatidyltransferase translates to MTVIDPETQAGWVPEAEAEDDTEDMPLSMRLSIADTLTLGNATCGFMAVYFTTTGILIPHLTGSDESGMARHSAATAVILMLMAAIFDLFDGLVARKLRSSPMGAELDNLSDLVSFGLAPAYFVLVYGMVADDAHQRVSALAAIVVLLAVVLRLARFSCVTLKDGMFQGMPSPFGALTVISIVLLELPFVPTLLAIVGVAWLMVSRVEYPKPRGVLAVAMLGWIVAAMGLLAAWAFDAPGGQLLLQTGCALQVVLGAVIPLFATARRVNTFRDNRREARAAQLP, encoded by the coding sequence TTGACCGTGATTGATCCTGAGACACAGGCGGGCTGGGTACCCGAGGCGGAAGCCGAGGACGACACCGAGGACATGCCGCTCTCAATGCGGCTGTCGATAGCGGACACCCTCACTCTCGGTAACGCCACGTGCGGTTTCATGGCGGTGTACTTCACCACCACGGGCATCCTCATCCCGCACCTCACGGGCAGCGACGAGAGCGGCATGGCGCGGCACTCCGCCGCCACCGCCGTGATCCTGATGCTCATGGCCGCGATCTTCGACCTGTTCGACGGACTCGTGGCCCGCAAGCTGCGCTCCTCGCCGATGGGTGCCGAGCTGGACAACCTCTCGGACCTCGTCAGCTTCGGGCTCGCCCCGGCGTACTTCGTCCTCGTGTACGGCATGGTCGCGGACGACGCACACCAGCGGGTCTCGGCACTGGCGGCGATCGTCGTGCTGCTGGCGGTGGTGCTCAGGCTTGCCAGATTCTCCTGCGTGACCTTGAAGGACGGCATGTTCCAGGGCATGCCGAGCCCCTTCGGAGCGCTCACGGTCATCTCGATCGTGCTCCTGGAGCTGCCCTTCGTGCCGACGCTGCTCGCGATCGTCGGAGTGGCGTGGCTGATGGTCAGCCGGGTCGAGTACCCCAAGCCGCGAGGTGTCCTCGCGGTGGCGATGCTCGGCTGGATCGTGGCCGCGATGGGCCTCCTGGCCGCATGGGCGTTCGATGCCCCCGGCGGTCAGCTGCTGCTCCAGACCGGCTGTGCGCTCCAGGTGGTCCTGGGCGCGGTCATCCCGCTCTTCGCGACCGCCCGCCGCGTGAACACGTTCCGCGACAACCGGCGCGAGGCACGGGCGGCGCAGCTGCCGTAA
- a CDS encoding acyl-CoA dehydrogenase family protein: MARLARTAGLTDVQQEILSTVRDFVDKEIIPVATQLEHRDEYPAEIVEGLKELGLFGLMIPEEYGGLGESLLTYALCVEEIARGWMSVSGIINTHFIVAYMLKQHGTQEQKDTFLPRMALGEVRGAFSMSEPGLGSDVAAITSKGVREGDEYVLNGQKMWLTNGGTSNLVAVLCRSDEGHPEGTPPHKSMTTFLVEKEPGFGEVRPGLTIPGKIDKMGYKGVDTTELIMDGLHIPANRVLGGATGRGFYQMMDGVEVGRVNVAARGCGVAQRAFELGVSYAQQRHTFGKPIAQHQAIQFKLAEMATKVEAAHAMMVNAARKKDSGERNDLEAGMAKYLASEYCKEVVEDAFRIHGGYGFSKEYEIERLYREAPMLLIGEGTAEIQKMIIGRRLLEEYRFQG, translated from the coding sequence ATGGCCCGACTCGCCCGGACTGCCGGCCTCACCGATGTCCAGCAGGAAATTCTCTCCACGGTCCGTGATTTCGTCGACAAAGAGATCATTCCGGTCGCTACCCAGCTGGAGCACCGCGACGAGTACCCGGCCGAGATCGTCGAGGGCCTCAAGGAACTCGGACTCTTCGGGCTGATGATCCCCGAGGAATACGGCGGGCTGGGTGAGTCCCTCCTCACGTACGCGCTGTGCGTGGAGGAGATCGCCCGCGGCTGGATGAGCGTGTCCGGGATCATCAACACGCACTTCATCGTCGCGTACATGCTCAAGCAGCACGGCACGCAGGAGCAGAAGGACACCTTCCTGCCCCGGATGGCGCTGGGCGAGGTGCGCGGCGCGTTCTCGATGTCCGAGCCGGGCCTGGGCTCCGACGTCGCGGCGATCACCTCCAAGGGCGTACGGGAGGGCGACGAGTACGTCCTGAACGGCCAGAAGATGTGGCTGACGAACGGCGGCACGTCCAATCTCGTCGCCGTGCTGTGCCGGAGTGACGAAGGCCACCCCGAGGGCACCCCGCCGCACAAGTCGATGACCACGTTCCTGGTGGAGAAGGAGCCCGGGTTCGGCGAGGTCCGGCCCGGCCTCACCATCCCCGGGAAGATCGACAAGATGGGTTACAAGGGCGTCGACACGACCGAACTCATCATGGACGGGCTACACATTCCAGCCAATCGTGTACTCGGTGGCGCCACCGGCCGAGGGTTTTACCAAATGATGGACGGAGTGGAGGTGGGCCGGGTAAATGTCGCCGCACGTGGCTGTGGCGTCGCACAGCGTGCATTCGAGCTGGGCGTTTCCTACGCACAGCAGCGCCACACCTTCGGAAAACCGATCGCCCAGCATCAGGCGATCCAGTTCAAGCTGGCCGAAATGGCCACCAAGGTCGAGGCCGCGCATGCGATGATGGTAAATGCAGCGCGCAAAAAGGACTCCGGGGAACGAAACGACCTGGAGGCAGGGATGGCGAAGTACCTCGCCTCCGAGTACTGCAAGGAAGTCGTCGAGGACGCCTTCCGGATCCATGGCGGTTACGGCTTCTCCAAGGAGTACGAGATCGAGCGCCTCTACCGGGAGGCCCCGATGCTGCTGATCGGTGAAGGTACCGCCGAGATCCAGAAAATGATCATCGGGCGCCGACTCCTTGAGGAGTACCGGTTCCAGGGTTGA
- a CDS encoding MaoC family dehydratase: protein MQFGRTYEEFEIGAVYKHWPGKTVTEYDDHLFCLLTMNHHPLHMDSNYAESTTDFGKNVVVGNYIYSLLLGMSVPDVSGKAIANLEVESLKHVAPTFHGDTIYGETTVLDKTPSKSKTDRGIVYVETRGHKQDGTLVCVFRRKVMVPTETYIKERGGEQPGRPEPKQPSQKNVEK, encoded by the coding sequence ATGCAGTTCGGGCGCACATATGAGGAATTCGAGATCGGTGCCGTCTACAAGCACTGGCCCGGAAAGACCGTCACCGAATACGACGACCACCTCTTCTGCCTGCTGACCATGAATCACCACCCGCTGCACATGGACAGCAACTACGCGGAGAGCACCACGGATTTCGGTAAGAACGTTGTCGTCGGCAACTACATCTACTCGTTGCTGCTCGGCATGTCGGTGCCGGACGTCTCCGGAAAGGCGATCGCCAACCTGGAGGTCGAATCGCTGAAGCATGTCGCGCCGACCTTCCACGGCGACACGATCTACGGCGAGACGACGGTCCTGGACAAGACTCCGTCGAAGTCCAAGACCGACCGGGGAATCGTTTACGTGGAGACCAGGGGCCACAAGCAGGACGGCACGCTGGTCTGTGTCTTCCGTCGCAAGGTGATGGTCCCCACGGAGACGTACATCAAGGAGCGGGGCGGGGAACAGCCCGGCCGCCCGGAGCCCAAGCAGCCTTCGCAGAAGAACGTGGAGAAGTAG
- a CDS encoding phosphatidylserine decarboxylase: MPDSHTSAPRGGVRLARGASPWLLPTVATAALSLSRARRSGRWAAVAVPTTALAAGMLWFFRDPEREITQGRVISPADGVVQSIMPWKDGRTRVAIFMSPLNVHVNRAPLAGTVTSVEHIPGGYVPAFNKESENNERVVWHFDTELGDIEMVQIAGAVARRIVPYVPQGTKVDQGERIGLIRFGSRVDIYLPEGIDVAVEVGQATTAGVTRIDRD, encoded by the coding sequence ATGCCCGACAGCCATACCTCTGCACCACGCGGCGGGGTCCGCCTTGCACGCGGAGCTTCGCCGTGGCTCCTCCCGACCGTCGCCACCGCCGCACTCAGCCTGTCCCGGGCCCGCAGGTCCGGGCGCTGGGCGGCCGTGGCCGTGCCCACCACCGCGCTCGCGGCGGGCATGCTGTGGTTCTTCCGCGACCCCGAGCGCGAGATCACCCAGGGGCGCGTCATCTCACCGGCCGACGGCGTGGTGCAGAGCATCATGCCGTGGAAGGACGGGCGCACCCGCGTCGCGATCTTCATGAGCCCGCTCAACGTCCACGTCAACCGCGCGCCACTGGCCGGCACGGTGACATCGGTCGAGCACATCCCCGGCGGTTACGTTCCGGCGTTCAACAAGGAGAGCGAGAACAACGAGCGCGTTGTCTGGCACTTCGACACCGAGCTCGGCGACATCGAGATGGTGCAGATCGCGGGTGCCGTCGCCCGCCGCATCGTCCCGTACGTCCCGCAGGGCACGAAGGTGGATCAGGGCGAGCGGATTGGCCTGATCCGGTTCGGCTCCCGGGTCGACATCTACCTTCCGGAAGGTATCGATGTCGCGGTCGAGGTCGGCCAGGCCACCACCGCGGGGGTGACTCGAATTGACCGTGATTGA
- a CDS encoding CHAT domain-containing protein, translated as MSDWPLAIGVLGTLVMLFFFCAGDRLVGRASGRTPWGILGFVVSQMVEKGIWLFPGSTPAWYGPSTYVSAMVAGFAGVARLQLTSAEQRANPDNNPLAANEHAAAGEDRLRSFAVSDDLAVLDSAVDDFRTATRQSVGHANHLVHVTGLIRAARMRYERLGRLQDLDEAIEAGGRASRARGAGQARGRMLCQLSTALRLRYDHLGAADDLTRAVATGREAVRLVPSRSPHFPGTCGQLGAALHSEFLRTDDMDVLEQAVAQVSAAVDWSDGRGYRRAADRATLCYLLVQRGKRTGDLVDIDRAVRTGREALETIAPGEALYGTCLSNLGLALRTRHGLRAGAERAPATDDLDEAISLSERALSTAPTDAPERAVYQFVAALALRDRGQYDTARAPGGTADRAGPTAGDGGGSAAGDDRTGRLDLALDAARAAATHPRADVPTRMRAGLLWSDIAASGARYRDAMTAFETVIALLPRLAGRELRRADQEDRLGRYSGIAADAAACALFEGAPERAVAMLELGRGVLLSRELDLRSDIGELRDRNPSLAREFEELRASLTEGRAERPAGDAADARSRRRAEGERWDVLLREIRALDGLADFAGPPSPQRLLAGAAEGAVVYLNVSRFRSDAVIVAPDGIRSVPLRVTPDEAEHRQRTLDAALAAGYGGEAERAAAVHEVLGWLWDALAEPVLNGLKDLHGAHRGPGLPRVWWVPTGSLALLPVHAAGHRGGTRSLLDRVISSYTPTMRSLATARTARTSRAVPARRRVPLAVAMSSTPGAGPLAGAEAEARMVRGLFPGTVRLTDADATRERVLSALPHHAWAHFACHTATDPDVPSRSGLLLHDHQRQLLTVEDVSRLELGSPELAYLSSCDTARTAPRHADEAIHLASAFQLAGYRQVIATLWRVEDEVSSVFAENVYASLAQAVRSGAPVDAAAAVRRATLAVRELCPNLPQFWASYLHVGC; from the coding sequence ATGTCGGACTGGCCACTGGCGATCGGTGTGCTCGGCACATTGGTGATGCTGTTCTTCTTCTGCGCCGGTGACCGGCTCGTCGGCAGAGCGAGCGGCCGCACCCCCTGGGGCATCCTCGGTTTCGTCGTCTCACAGATGGTGGAGAAAGGGATCTGGCTCTTCCCCGGCTCCACCCCCGCCTGGTACGGGCCGTCAACCTACGTCTCCGCGATGGTGGCCGGTTTCGCGGGCGTCGCACGCCTCCAGCTGACCAGCGCGGAGCAGCGTGCCAACCCGGACAACAATCCGTTGGCAGCGAACGAGCACGCGGCCGCCGGCGAGGACCGACTGCGGAGCTTCGCCGTATCCGACGATCTGGCGGTCCTGGACTCGGCCGTGGACGACTTCCGCACCGCAACCCGGCAGAGCGTGGGACACGCCAACCACCTCGTCCACGTCACCGGCCTCATCCGGGCGGCCCGGATGCGGTACGAGCGGCTCGGGCGGCTCCAGGACCTCGACGAGGCCATCGAAGCCGGTGGGCGGGCGAGCCGGGCCCGAGGCGCCGGCCAGGCCCGGGGCCGGATGCTCTGCCAGCTCAGCACCGCGTTGCGGCTGCGCTACGACCATCTCGGCGCGGCGGACGATCTGACGCGGGCCGTCGCCACCGGCCGCGAGGCCGTACGGCTCGTCCCGTCCCGCAGTCCTCACTTCCCCGGAACCTGCGGCCAGCTCGGCGCCGCCCTGCACAGCGAGTTCCTGCGCACCGATGACATGGATGTCCTGGAACAGGCAGTCGCCCAGGTGTCGGCCGCGGTGGACTGGTCCGACGGACGCGGCTACCGGCGCGCGGCGGACCGGGCCACCCTCTGCTACCTGCTGGTGCAGCGCGGGAAGCGCACCGGGGACCTCGTGGACATCGACCGGGCCGTGCGGACGGGGCGGGAGGCGCTGGAGACGATCGCACCGGGCGAGGCGCTGTACGGGACGTGCCTGAGCAACCTCGGCCTGGCTCTGCGCACCCGGCACGGGCTGCGGGCGGGCGCGGAGCGCGCGCCGGCCACGGACGATCTGGACGAGGCGATCAGCCTGAGCGAGCGAGCCCTGAGCACGGCGCCGACCGATGCCCCGGAACGGGCGGTGTACCAGTTCGTCGCGGCGCTGGCCCTTCGCGACCGCGGCCAGTACGACACGGCCCGCGCACCGGGCGGGACAGCCGACAGAGCGGGTCCCACGGCCGGTGACGGCGGGGGTTCCGCAGCCGGTGACGACCGCACCGGAAGGCTGGACCTGGCCCTCGACGCGGCACGGGCCGCGGCGACCCACCCGAGGGCCGACGTCCCGACACGGATGCGGGCCGGGCTGCTCTGGAGCGACATCGCGGCCTCCGGAGCCCGCTACCGGGACGCGATGACGGCGTTCGAGACCGTCATCGCGCTGCTCCCCCGGCTGGCCGGCCGCGAGTTGCGCCGGGCGGACCAGGAGGACCGGCTCGGCCGGTACAGCGGTATCGCTGCGGACGCCGCGGCGTGTGCCCTGTTCGAGGGTGCGCCGGAGCGGGCGGTGGCGATGCTGGAGCTGGGGCGCGGGGTGCTGCTGTCGCGTGAGCTGGACCTGCGCTCCGACATCGGTGAGCTGCGGGACCGGAACCCCTCGCTGGCCCGGGAGTTCGAGGAGCTGCGGGCATCCCTCACCGAGGGGCGCGCCGAGCGGCCCGCGGGCGATGCCGCGGACGCGCGCTCCCGGCGGCGTGCGGAAGGCGAGCGCTGGGACGTGCTGCTGCGCGAGATCCGGGCGCTCGACGGGCTCGCGGACTTCGCGGGGCCGCCGTCCCCGCAGCGCCTGCTCGCCGGGGCGGCCGAGGGCGCCGTCGTGTATCTCAACGTGAGCCGGTTCCGCTCCGACGCGGTCATCGTCGCCCCCGACGGGATCCGTTCCGTCCCGCTGCGGGTCACCCCGGACGAGGCCGAGCACCGGCAGCGCACGCTGGACGCCGCCCTGGCCGCCGGGTACGGGGGCGAGGCGGAGCGGGCGGCGGCGGTGCACGAGGTGCTCGGCTGGCTGTGGGACGCCCTGGCAGAACCGGTGCTGAACGGCCTGAAGGATCTGCACGGCGCACATCGCGGGCCGGGGCTGCCGCGTGTGTGGTGGGTGCCCACCGGGTCGCTCGCGCTGCTGCCCGTCCACGCGGCGGGGCACCGGGGCGGTACCCGTTCCCTGCTCGACCGGGTGATCTCGTCCTACACGCCCACGATGCGTTCCCTGGCCACCGCCCGGACGGCCCGGACCTCCCGAGCCGTTCCGGCCCGACGGCGGGTGCCCCTCGCGGTCGCCATGTCCAGCACGCCGGGAGCGGGGCCGCTCGCCGGGGCGGAGGCGGAGGCACGGATGGTGCGGGGGCTGTTCCCGGGGACCGTCCGCCTCACCGACGCGGACGCGACCCGGGAGCGGGTCCTGAGCGCGCTCCCCCACCATGCCTGGGCGCACTTCGCCTGCCACACGGCGACCGATCCCGACGTCCCCTCACGCAGCGGGCTGCTCCTGCACGATCACCAGCGGCAGTTGCTCACCGTCGAGGACGTGTCGCGGCTGGAGCTGGGCAGCCCGGAGCTCGCCTATCTGTCCTCGTGCGACACCGCCCGCACCGCGCCCCGCCATGCCGATGAGGCCATCCACCTCGCCTCGGCCTTCCAACTGGCGGGCTACCGGCAGGTCATCGCGACGCTGTGGCGGGTGGAGGACGAGGTCAGCTCCGTGTTCGCCGAGAACGTCTACGCGTCGCTGGCGCAGGCGGTACGGTCCGGCGCGCCGGTCGACGCGGCGGCCGCGGTGCGGCGCGCCACCCTGGCGGTCCGTGAGCTGTGTCCCAATCTGCCGCAGTTCTGGGCGAGTTATCTGCACGTCGGATGCTGA
- a CDS encoding trypsin-like serine protease: MTALLAVTASVMSSPSASAVIGGSKSAYGPWAVRMFVDGAPACTGTAIARRWIITASHCFFEQGQPVADKRISFRAGSLDVRKGTTLHPVPRGRVGSARADMMLVEVPPMKIRTARLATAGVHPGRLVRQYGWGATCTGDENSCQSPVLKQSVLRVLRPADPRCEGYTVPGGSDFCMAKVSGIPAGGDSGGPVMSIGPRGTETLLGVFDGSDRERTAGAGEVSQQLDWIHSVIRG; this comes from the coding sequence ATGACCGCCTTACTGGCGGTGACGGCTTCGGTGATGTCCTCACCGTCCGCCTCCGCCGTGATCGGCGGATCGAAGAGCGCCTACGGTCCGTGGGCGGTGCGCATGTTCGTCGACGGCGCCCCGGCATGCACCGGCACCGCGATCGCCCGCCGCTGGATCATCACTGCCTCGCACTGCTTCTTCGAGCAGGGGCAGCCCGTCGCGGACAAGCGGATCTCGTTCCGGGCCGGCAGCCTCGACGTGCGCAAGGGCACCACACTGCACCCGGTGCCGCGCGGCCGGGTGGGAAGCGCGCGGGCCGACATGATGCTCGTCGAGGTCCCGCCGATGAAGATCCGCACCGCCCGGCTCGCCACCGCCGGTGTGCACCCCGGCCGGCTCGTGCGGCAGTACGGCTGGGGCGCCACCTGCACGGGGGACGAGAACAGCTGTCAGTCACCCGTGCTCAAGCAGTCGGTCCTGCGGGTCCTGCGCCCGGCAGACCCGCGTTGCGAGGGCTACACCGTGCCGGGCGGATCGGACTTCTGCATGGCGAAGGTGTCCGGGATCCCCGCGGGCGGCGACTCCGGCGGCCCGGTGATGAGCATCGGCCCGCGCGGCACCGAGACCCTCCTCGGCGTCTTCGACGGCTCCGACCGGGAGCGGACGGCGGGGGCGGGCGAGGTCTCCCAGCAGCTCGACTGGATCCACTCGGTCATCAGGGGATAG
- a CDS encoding CoA ester lyase, producing MTAVNRPPVSHHHPQETSLRDGTSRLRPRRSCLAVPGSNPRFLEKAQGLPADQVFLDLEDACAPLAKEGARHHIVDALNNGDWTGKTRVVRVNDWTTHWTYRDVITVVEGAGPNLDCIMLPKVQDAQQVVALDLLLTQIEKTMGFEVGRIGIEAQIENAKGLVNIDDIAAASPRLETLIFGPADFMASINMKTLVVGQQPPGYGADAYHYILMRILMAARTHDLQAIDGPFLQIRDVDAYREVAGRAAALGFDGKWVLHPGQVDAANEVFSPSQEDYDHAELILDAYDWCTSEEGGKKGSAMLGDEMIDEASRKMALVIAGKGRAAGMERTSKFEAPEA from the coding sequence ATGACTGCCGTCAACCGCCCGCCCGTCTCCCACCACCACCCTCAAGAGACGTCCCTGCGGGACGGCACCTCCCGCCTGCGCCCCCGCCGCTCCTGTCTCGCGGTACCGGGAAGCAACCCCCGGTTCCTGGAGAAGGCCCAGGGCCTCCCGGCCGACCAGGTCTTCCTGGACCTGGAGGACGCCTGCGCGCCGCTCGCCAAGGAGGGCGCCCGGCACCACATCGTCGACGCGCTGAACAACGGCGACTGGACGGGCAAGACCCGGGTCGTGCGGGTCAACGACTGGACGACGCACTGGACGTACCGCGACGTCATCACGGTCGTCGAGGGCGCGGGCCCCAACCTCGACTGCATCATGCTGCCGAAGGTGCAGGACGCCCAGCAGGTCGTCGCCCTGGACCTGCTGCTCACCCAGATCGAGAAGACGATGGGCTTCGAGGTCGGGAGGATCGGCATCGAGGCGCAGATCGAGAACGCCAAGGGCCTCGTCAACATCGACGACATCGCCGCCGCCTCGCCCCGCCTGGAGACCCTGATCTTCGGCCCGGCCGACTTCATGGCGTCGATCAACATGAAGACCCTGGTCGTCGGCCAGCAGCCGCCCGGGTACGGCGCGGACGCGTACCACTACATCCTGATGCGCATCCTGATGGCGGCCCGCACGCACGATCTCCAGGCGATCGACGGCCCGTTCCTCCAGATCCGCGACGTGGACGCCTACCGCGAGGTCGCGGGCCGTGCGGCGGCGCTGGGCTTCGACGGCAAGTGGGTGCTGCACCCCGGTCAGGTCGACGCCGCGAACGAGGTGTTCTCGCCCTCGCAGGAGGACTACGACCACGCCGAGCTGATCCTCGACGCCTACGACTGGTGCACCTCGGAGGAGGGCGGCAAGAAGGGCTCTGCGATGCTCGGCGACGAGATGATCGACGAGGCCAGCCGCAAGATGGCCCTGGTCATCGCCGGCAAGGGCCGCGCGGCCGGCATGGAGCGCACCTCCAAGTTCGAAGCCCCGGAGGCCTGA